One part of the Arachidicoccus terrestris genome encodes these proteins:
- a CDS encoding glycoside hydrolase family 31 protein, with the protein MKNIVLKLICLSVIVCTACDAIAQNYTQTSNGLKARVGDMEVELQLFSPSVIRVIKVKTGEVFHKKSLSVIRKPGTNSDFDVIRKDDLVTLKTDSLRAVLSLKDGSLRFLDQDEHQLLAELSGSTSFKKNQGVDIGSYEVSQSFSLKPDEVIYGLGQQQNGRLNQRDQKNMLVQGNTKVSIPFFQSTGGYGLFWDNYSPTLFKDTIGLTLFKSEVAKGIDYYFMKGCTTDKVVGQMRFLTGRAPMLPLWVYGYSQSKERYKTQFELLAVVKKYRSLKVPLDGIIQDWQYWGDNAHWNAMSFDPATYPRPQAMVDSVHHLNAHLFVVAWPGFGPETRQYKDFKTKNMLLQFDTWPPDAGVKVYDVYDPSARDLYWSYLNKGVFSLGVDAWWLDSSEPDHLNEKDADFDEQTYLGTYRSVRNAFPLEHVSGIYDHQREITDKKRVVILTRSAFAGQQRYGANTWSGDVSSNWETFTRQVPAGINFSLTGLPYWNTDIGGFFAGKFEKGGGAKNPAFQELYTRWLQFGTFMPMMRSHGTNIPREIYQFGNKGDQIFDALEKFIKLRYHLLPYIYATAWNVTSKGGSFMRPLEADFKADSAVSKIGSEYLFGSSFLVTPVTHSGVKKQKVYLPAGTSWIDFWTGEQLNGGRWIQKTVPIDIMPLFVKAGAIIPWGPDVQYANEKKWDDLEIRIYPGADGQFVLYEDENDNYDYEKGAYSEIQLDWNDKRNTLTISKRNGSFPGMLKHRSFKIVLVDEAGSGTGVSLSKKFNKSVTYTGQRISIKLN; encoded by the coding sequence ATGAAAAATATTGTTTTAAAGTTAATTTGTTTGAGTGTAATAGTCTGTACGGCTTGTGACGCTATTGCTCAGAATTATACCCAAACCTCGAATGGGCTAAAAGCCCGTGTCGGTGATATGGAGGTGGAATTACAATTGTTTAGCCCAAGTGTTATCCGGGTAATTAAAGTAAAGACTGGAGAAGTTTTTCATAAGAAAAGCCTATCCGTTATAAGAAAGCCCGGAACAAATAGTGACTTTGATGTAATTAGAAAAGATGACCTGGTTACTTTGAAGACAGATTCATTGCGGGCTGTATTGAGCTTAAAAGATGGATCGCTGCGGTTCCTGGATCAAGACGAACATCAACTACTCGCAGAATTGTCCGGCAGCACTTCATTTAAGAAAAATCAGGGTGTGGATATAGGGAGTTATGAAGTTAGTCAGTCCTTTTCTTTAAAGCCGGATGAGGTTATTTATGGACTTGGTCAACAACAAAATGGGCGATTAAATCAAAGAGACCAAAAGAATATGCTCGTCCAGGGTAATACGAAAGTGTCCATCCCATTTTTTCAGTCAACAGGAGGCTATGGCCTTTTTTGGGATAACTATTCACCAACTTTATTTAAAGATACAATTGGTTTGACTTTATTTAAATCGGAAGTGGCCAAGGGGATAGATTATTATTTTATGAAAGGTTGTACGACTGATAAGGTGGTGGGGCAGATGCGTTTCTTGACAGGTAGAGCACCGATGTTGCCGTTATGGGTGTATGGTTATAGCCAGTCTAAAGAACGATATAAAACCCAGTTCGAACTGTTGGCTGTCGTAAAGAAATACCGAAGTTTAAAAGTGCCGTTGGATGGGATCATACAAGATTGGCAATATTGGGGAGATAATGCACATTGGAATGCAATGAGTTTTGATCCCGCTACCTATCCCAGGCCCCAGGCCATGGTAGATAGCGTGCACCATTTGAATGCTCATTTATTTGTGGTTGCCTGGCCGGGATTTGGGCCTGAGACAAGACAGTATAAGGATTTTAAGACAAAAAATATGTTGCTGCAATTCGATACTTGGCCACCTGATGCGGGCGTTAAAGTCTACGATGTATATGATCCTAGCGCGCGGGACTTGTATTGGTCTTATCTAAATAAGGGCGTCTTTTCATTAGGAGTTGATGCCTGGTGGCTGGATTCTTCCGAACCAGATCATTTAAACGAAAAAGACGCTGATTTTGATGAGCAAACTTATCTGGGTACGTATCGGAGTGTAAGAAATGCCTTTCCATTAGAACATGTAAGTGGTATTTATGATCACCAAAGAGAGATAACCGACAAAAAAAGGGTCGTTATCCTGACCAGGTCCGCCTTTGCTGGCCAACAGCGTTATGGAGCCAATACCTGGAGCGGAGATGTCAGTTCTAATTGGGAAACTTTCACTAGACAAGTTCCTGCGGGTATCAACTTTTCATTGACGGGGCTTCCTTACTGGAATACAGATATAGGCGGGTTTTTTGCGGGCAAATTTGAGAAAGGTGGCGGTGCTAAAAACCCTGCTTTCCAAGAGCTTTATACCAGGTGGTTACAGTTTGGCACTTTCATGCCAATGATGCGCTCTCATGGAACGAATATTCCCAGAGAGATTTATCAGTTTGGCAATAAAGGTGATCAGATTTTTGATGCTTTAGAGAAGTTTATCAAATTGCGGTATCATCTTCTGCCTTATATCTATGCGACAGCCTGGAACGTAACTTCAAAGGGCGGTTCATTCATGCGCCCACTTGAGGCGGATTTTAAAGCAGATTCAGCTGTTTCAAAAATTGGAAGCGAATATCTTTTCGGATCCTCCTTTCTGGTTACTCCTGTAACGCACAGTGGAGTCAAAAAGCAAAAGGTTTATTTGCCTGCAGGAACTTCCTGGATTGATTTCTGGACAGGTGAGCAGCTAAATGGTGGCCGCTGGATTCAAAAAACTGTACCTATTGATATTATGCCTTTATTTGTCAAAGCCGGTGCCATCATTCCATGGGGGCCAGATGTTCAATACGCCAACGAAAAGAAATGGGATGATCTGGAAATCCGGATTTACCCAGGTGCAGATGGGCAATTTGTACTCTACGAGGATGAAAACGACAACTACGATTATGAGAAGGGCGCTTATTCGGAAATTCAGCTGGACTGGAACGACAAGCGTAATACCTTAACGATTTCAAAAAGGAATGGGAGTTTCCCCGGGATGCTAAAGCATCGCAGTTTTAAAATCGTATTGGTAGATGAGGCAGGGAGTGGGACTGGGGTTTCATTATCAAAGAAATTTAATAAAAGTGTGACTTATACAGGGCAGCGTATATCAATTAAGTTAAATTGA
- a CDS encoding family 43 glycosylhydrolase has product MNKNYCVVLVSCFLVIIGAVTDKSRAQNPIIHNQFTADPTARLFGDSIYLYPSHDIIPEAGKGKAGWFNMEDYHVFATADLVHWRDAGMVVSQYNVPWVNPASYSMWAPDCIERKGKYYFYFPSQKLSQEGRPSFAIGVAISASPTGPFVPEENPIEGVSGIDPNVFIDDDGQPYLYWAQGNIMGAKLKDNMLELASDVHILKDLPVKGLKEGPFLFKREGKYYLTYPHVADKTERLEYAISDNPLGPFVQSGVIMDASAHCWTNHQSIIQIKGQWYLFYHSNDYSPNFDKARSARIDSLFFNEDGTIQKVIPTFRGVGIASGKDTVQIDRYSAISKKGASISFLDTTDRFKGWALNLFEPGAWVQYNRVDFSEGGFKKMKLRIKAEGDGQLILKQAAASSEILCSIPVKKSDGFVIVEANLLQNIKGIKHLILSEEGTKPAKLAIDWLLFE; this is encoded by the coding sequence ATGAATAAAAATTATTGTGTTGTTTTAGTTAGTTGCTTTTTGGTTATTATTGGGGCCGTTACTGATAAAAGCCGCGCCCAAAACCCTATTATCCATAATCAGTTTACAGCCGATCCTACCGCCCGTTTATTTGGCGACAGCATTTATCTTTACCCCTCTCATGATATCATACCTGAAGCCGGTAAAGGAAAGGCAGGCTGGTTTAATATGGAAGATTATCATGTTTTTGCGACCGCCGATTTGGTTCATTGGCGGGATGCAGGCATGGTGGTAAGTCAATATAACGTTCCTTGGGTAAATCCAGCCTCTTATAGTATGTGGGCACCTGATTGTATAGAAAGAAAGGGTAAATATTATTTTTATTTTCCAAGTCAGAAACTGAGTCAGGAAGGGCGACCCTCCTTTGCGATTGGTGTGGCAATCAGTGCCAGTCCTACTGGGCCATTTGTTCCTGAGGAGAATCCCATTGAAGGGGTTAGTGGTATAGATCCTAATGTTTTTATTGATGATGATGGACAGCCGTATTTGTATTGGGCCCAGGGAAATATTATGGGTGCCAAATTAAAAGATAATATGTTGGAGTTGGCCTCTGATGTACATATTCTGAAAGATTTGCCGGTTAAAGGGTTAAAAGAAGGCCCGTTTTTATTTAAAAGAGAGGGTAAATACTATCTGACTTATCCTCATGTGGCTGATAAAACTGAGCGCCTGGAATATGCTATTAGTGACAACCCATTAGGGCCGTTCGTTCAATCAGGAGTTATAATGGACGCTTCTGCCCACTGCTGGACAAATCATCAATCTATTATCCAGATTAAAGGACAGTGGTATTTATTTTACCATTCTAATGATTACTCCCCGAATTTTGACAAAGCGAGATCAGCACGTATTGATAGTTTGTTCTTTAATGAGGATGGAACGATACAAAAAGTGATTCCTACATTCAGGGGTGTTGGTATTGCAAGCGGAAAAGATACTGTTCAAATTGACAGGTATAGTGCAATTAGTAAAAAAGGGGCTTCCATTTCTTTTTTAGATACCACGGACAGGTTTAAAGGATGGGCGTTAAATTTGTTTGAGCCAGGTGCCTGGGTGCAGTATAACCGGGTCGATTTTAGCGAGGGAGGTTTTAAAAAAATGAAACTCCGCATCAAAGCTGAAGGTGATGGTCAATTAATTTTAAAGCAGGCAGCAGCCAGTAGTGAAATTCTTTGCAGCATACCTGTTAAGAAAAGTGATGGTTTTGTGATTGTGGAAGCTAATCTGCTTCAAAACATAAAAGGCATAAAGCATTTGATTTTATCCGAAGAAGGGACCAAGCCAGCAAAGCTGGCTATTGATTGGCTTTTATTTGAGTAA